The Arachis duranensis cultivar V14167 chromosome 2, aradu.V14167.gnm2.J7QH, whole genome shotgun sequence genome has a window encoding:
- the LOC107474471 gene encoding uncharacterized protein LOC107474471 yields MGFERVGAERKMQLQELENLRLEAYDNSMLYKEKMKVVHDKHIKRREFRPGELVLLYNSRLRLMPGKLRSIWEGPYKVEKAEPYRVFHLSHPSSSKFIKVNGHRLKLYHGEQMKKSKELEIFLLEDPPTVED; encoded by the coding sequence atgggatttgagagGGTCGGAGCTGAAAGGAAGATGCAACTACAAGAATTAGAGAATCTTCGCCTAGAAGCGTATGATAACTCCATGCTgtacaaagaaaagatgaaggttGTGCATGACAAGCACATTAAAAGGAGAGAGTTCAGACCTGGGGAATTAGTTCTCCTCTACAACTCCAGACtaaggctcatgccaggcaagttgagatcaatATGGGAAGGTCCCTATAAAGTAGAGAAGGCAGAGCCATACAGAGTCTTTCACCTAAGTCATCCTTCGAGCTCTAAATTCATCAAGGTAAATGGACATCGCCTTAAGCTATATCACGGTGAGCAGATGAAGAAAAGTAAGGAGctggagatcttcctcttggaggatCCACCCACAGTAGAAGATTGA
- the LOC107474470 gene encoding uncharacterized protein LOC107474470, with product MRIPSKVGRIPIIKEEGIMEGTKDGTTTINNNDTNKTNHTLNITKANHTKLTNHHTKGKHPNQINHKPLKSPILQGQKELQTTLASSLTGLTSTLQAPVARLKPPSTPTPQASSSSALPSQPLPNPKGGINAITLRSETKLQERIEPSPIEITQDEDVVEIEEVKEENEAQEVVKEMITQPRGGKSKDGDVLQEAAPIPFPTLARKTKKQVELDPKMVEMFKKVKVTIPLFDAIRQVPKCAKFLKDLCMHKEKICELETIPLESSISALMDGVAKKCGDPNPCLVTCTIDGVQFVDCMCNLGACVSIMLLSVYEVLKLPPLKRLAARFVLADKSRGWTSSMLLGRPFLKTSWFKSDAFLGTYSFEIDGRKVSFNLDKAMRHPLEDHSIFRCDLIDNVVAEVHQDG from the exons ATGAGAATTCCAAGCAAGGTTGGCAGGATACCTATAATCAAGGAAGAAGGGATAATGGAGGGAACCAAAGATGGAACAACAACCATCAACAATAACGATACCAACAAAACTAACCATACCCTCAACATAACCAAGGCAAACCATACCAAACTTACCAACCACCACACCAAAGGCAAGCACCCCAACCAAATCAACCACAAACCCCTCAAATCACCTATCCTTCAAGGACAAAAAGAACTTCAAACAACCCTTGCCTCTAGTCTCACCGGTCTTACATCCACTCTTCAAGCCCCTGTAGCCCGCTTGAAACCACCCTCTACCCCCACTCCTCAagcctcaagctctagtgcctTACCCTCTCAACCTTTACCCAACCCTAAGGGTGGCATCAATGCTATTACCTTGAGGTCTGAAACCAAATTGCAAGAGAGAATTGAGCCAAGCCCAATAGAGATCACTCAAGATGAAGATGTGGTTGAGATAGAAGAGgttaaagaagagaatgaagccCAAGAGGTAGTTAAAGAGATGATCACTCAACCAAGGGGAGGAAAATCTAAAGATGGTGATGTCTTGCAAGAAGCCGCTCCAATACCATTTCCTACATTGGCAAGGAAAACCAAGAAGCAAGTTGAGTTGGACCCTAAAATGGTGGAGATGTTCAAGAAAGTTAAGGTAACTATACCTCTCTTTGATGCTATCCGCCAAGTGCCTAAATgtgcaaagtttctaaaggaCTTATGTATGCACAAGGAGAAAATTTGTGAATTAGAAACTATACCATTGGAAAGCTCAATTTCCGCTTTAATGGATGGTGTGGCAAAAAAATGTGGTGATCCCAACCCTTGCCTAGTGACTTGCACCATAGATGGAGTCCAATTTGTTGATTGTATGTGCAATCTTGGTGCTTGTGTAAGTATTATGCTATTGTCCGTATATGAGGTTCTCAAGCTTCCACCGTTAAAACGATTGGCTGCTCGATTTGTTTTGGCGGACAAAAGCCGTGGTTG GACATCATCAATGTTGCTTGGGAGGCCATTCTTGAAGACATCCTGGTTCAAATCAGATGCATTTTTgggcacttattcgtttgagatCGATGGAAGAAAGGTGAGCTTTAATCTTGATAAAGCCATGCGGCATCCACTGGAGGATCACTCTATCTTCCGGTGTGATTTGATTGATAATGTTGTAGCCGAAGTTCACCAAgatggctga